The DNA window tgtcaaagaaggaaattaggttggttttgcatgatttgttcttgaaaaatctaTGCTTGCTATTCTTTATAACTATTATCCTCTATATGTTtacaaaattgatttttttaataatttgtttcagtatcCTTCCACGTACagaagtcaggctgactggtctatgaTTCCCAAGGTCCTCTTTGATCCCCTTTTTAATAGATAGGCACTATGTTCGCCTTTCACCCATCATCCATGAGTTCtctaagataattgctaatggttttgagattgcttcagctagttccttaagtaccctagaatgaatttcatcaggcctggCTGACTTGAATAtgtctaatttatctaaatattgttTAATctgctctttccctattttggcttggaGTTCCTTCCCCCTTATTAATACACCGGACTCTCACTAGAACGCAGGATTTGGTATCCATGCAGGGTACTGCTTTAACGCAGGGACCACGTTAAAATGAACtgcaattaaagtaattaaatttgggtTCCATGGCTGCGACCGTGTTATATGCGAATTTATGCTATATACCGGTAGATGCACGTTCTAGCGAGGGTCCTGTGTATTAactgtgttgagtatctggtcaccattaactttTTTCTAagtaaagactgaagcaaaataggcattaaatactTCATCCTTCTTGATGTCAAGAGTTATTaattctccttccccactaagtacaGCACCTACGTGACCATTCAATCCTGCTTCGGCACAGTAAcattttctaatgtagacaagctAAATTTGTTTTCTAATTCTAGATTCACCAACTGTTTTCTGAGTAAATCCCTTGAACAGGGAAAGTCTGCATGTAATAGGAGCAAGAGTCACTGAATGAGCAATATACTTACTCTTTACACCTGTTAAAGAAGGAATGTGATAGTAATAAAATggaatgccaggggcttcagctGCAACTTCCCGTAAGAAAGCAACCAATGTATCTGAAAGAGGCAGTGAAAGAAGGCAatcatacactgaggcaagggaAGAAGGTCATCCACATAAAGGAGAGTTCAGGTTCATAGACTTATCAGCAAGCCGTctccaagtagggtgaccagatgtcccaattttatagggacagtccagatatttggggctttttcttacataggtgcctgtgacagtacctcccataaggctttatggaaatatgcttagaatgtgttttatgctacatatgccatgtaacatatctccgtaaaggttatgatctactgaatgtattaatcctatctgtatgcatgtatcatttttgtattcgaagttatgaacattatgaatgttggctgtgtactagcttgatttctaaataactttagtagagcatttggtcagttcctggagaaaggaatgttgaaattaagtacctaatcaagaaacacttaaaggacaatggatcttggaatgctccaatccacataaaaaGTCTACTTGAGCCCGTTCAAGGTAACATGTAGCAACCATTGtctacctgtaaaaactgagtcatgcatggacatgtgacttgcccaggagactcctaaactccatcttggagctggactttgcataggagagaggagggggtctccacccacaagagaaagtctatttaaactccgggagacccctccattttgtcttcacctggctaaagagagagcatctccaccccccaggatatttgaaagaaactggaacgaAGGACAGAGActgcaggggtgtgagtgattgctggacccaggctaaaaggaggagattagtctgtaaaagggagcattttgGAACTGGTGAgaatcttatctgtattcagtttgattagacatagatttgcgcattttattttattttgcttggtgacttattttgttctgtctgtttctacttgaaaccacttaaatcctgctttctgtatttaataaaatcacttttttacttcttaattaacccagagtatgtattaatacctgggggggggggcaaacagccgtgcatctctctccatcagtgttacagagggtgaacaatttgagtttaccctgcataagctttattcagggtaaaacagatttatttgggtttagaccccattaggagttgggcatctgagtgttaaagacaggaacacttctgttagctgctttcaggtaaacctgcagctttggggcaagtaattcagaccctgggtctttgttggagcagacgggagtgtctggctcagcaagacagggtgctgggtttccgagctggcagggaaagcaggagcagaggtagtcttggcacatcgagtagcagctccccaggggggttctgtgatccaatctGTCCcagtgcctattaccccccaccctctgtcccgatttttcacacttgctatctctAAGGAGaccttatttctctctctcttctgcacTTAATAGGTGCAGGATATAGGAATTGGGTACTGTGCTTTTAATTGTGAGCCCTCTAGTGTTTCTCACTGTCTAGGTTTCAGAAGCCAACAGAACAGCAGTGTATATACATAGCTAGGCCTTGAATGGTGTATAAGATTAGTAAACGTGATTATTTCAAACCTACTGGGCCAGTGTAATTCCTTCATATTACATGTGTTATATAAAAACAGAGACAACAATAGGTTATTTCATTTTGGGCTAATCTGACAAATTCATAACACTGGCTAGGGTCAGAGTGTTGCAAGCTTCTTCCACACAGCTCTATCATTTATCCTCAGTTCTGATCTGCTCCCAAGTAATTCTGCTCCTCACAAGTAATATGCACTGGTCCTGTTAATCCACTCCTGTGCTTCCGCAGAAACTGTCAAATATGCCAATGTAATGTATGCAATTTGGTGTGTCCAATAGGCATCAAGAGATCATCAATTAGCTTCACTTTTGACCAAGACCAAACACACCACTGGCATTCAAACAATGTTATTTCCAGAAATGGTTTCCAAAAGAATGTCTATATGACAGTGAGGATGGTGACATTCTGAGTCAGAGCAGCAGAGGGTAAAGGAGGAGACTATAACACAGGACCTACATTAAAACTCGATTAACTGCCCTCTTGGAGTTTTTTCCTAACACTTGAATGAGGAATATAAGCACTATAAAGGAAGTTTTATCATTGAGGAGCCATATAGCAAAGATACAGATACTCTGACCAACTACAGCAGCATTGCTGCCACAGATCTCTAAAAAACATGACCTCCCTTTACCATATCATACTGCTGACAGCCTGAATGTGTGGAAAACTGCAGAAGAAAAAGGGCCTCTGTGGGTCTGATGGCCACAGACATCTCTGCTCACCTTTGTTTGTAGGTTTGAAAAAAAAGGGGGCAATCGCAGCGATACCACTGGCTCCTATTACAGCTGCATGTTTGGCCTGAATAGGAAAGAACAGAATGTATCAAAAGGTGCATGCACTGCATGTGTTTTTATCATGCACATAGCAAAGAACCACCACATCAATCCATTCCACCGCTATGAATTAAACTCTTAGAAGCAAGTTGTACATTATGGGACAAGTTCagccctgaagtcaatgggagttgtgccagGGATGAAGGGGCCCTTCCATCAATGTAATGCACTACCTCTGTTTCTAAACAAAACACACATCTATTACCTCTGCCTGATTAATGAATGGTCCTCCATCCTTACAACTCCCACCTCCCAAGAAATAGGTTAGCATCACTGTCTCCCAATGTGTAAAATGGGGTCAGACAGGTTAAGCGACTTGctcaagtcacacaggaagtaagCGGCAAAAGCAAGGAATAGAATCCTGCTCTCTGGCACCATCAAGTTCATCAAGAATTTTCCCTTCCTTCAGCTACTACGTGCCTCTAGGATTCCCACATCCCTGAAGAAGTGGCCTGGAGTGGACATTGCCTGAGAACATGTGTGGAGTGAGAGCGAGTGAGACAGTGCATAAGTGAACAGGGGCTGACAGAGAGAGATTGAGTCAGAAGATGGGAGAGAGTATGGAAGCCCCCTAAGAAACAGAAGAGGAGGAAATGAGGagtgggggtcccgggggggggggaacaaaggAATAAAGTGCAGATATAGGGGAGCCATGTTACCAGTAGTCTGTGCTTAGGGATGgctccaaaaaaaataaaaaataaaataaaataaaaaaaaatccataagcCTAACTAGGTTTTTCTAACATATGCCCATCATCCTAGTGTCACTCTCTCAGCACTAATGACACTTTATTTCCTTGCAACACAGGCTGGTGTGGAGGGGATTTTTTTGTCCCTGACATCACTACATCTATAGCAATTTTCTGAGTGGGATGCTCCTGGAGAAAAGGTGGCAATGTTGAATGCAGATCCCACATCCTGCATGCCTACCTGGTGGAATGTTAAAGGTTACCTGAGAATTTTCAGGGCACAGCAGATGCTACTTGATACATCAATGAGGCAGCAACATCCCCTCATGACAAGCTGATGCAACTTCATGACACAAGCTCATCCCTTAGGACAAAGCCTCAAAGAGCAAAAGCCTCCATTCATTAAACCTTCCCACAACCCGAGTGCAGTGAAGAGGAGCCTGGCTGGTTCCTCCAGTGAACTAAATCAAAAGAGCCTCAATCCCAGGGGAGCCTGAGGTTTATCCTAAAGTGACCCACAGCAAAGTGATTAATACAATTTACAATggtcattaattatattactgagatgaatggggccaTTCACATGAGGGGTGTCAGGTCACATTTGGAAGTCTCTTCCCCCCCAGTAAAATGGTGGCAGAGAATCTATTTGTAAcattctgtgcttgtacagcacctagtgcaatgGGGTCCAGCTCCATGAAAGGGCATCCTAGGCCCTGCAgcaatacaaacaaataaattcTGCATAACCTGACAGCTGCCCAGAAGATACTAGTAGAGCAAACCAACTCAGGCTGATTAGATCCAATGCTTGTGTGCGCAAAGACTCAGGGGGTATGACTACATTGATAAAATACCATCAGGCTcactgggcttgggctgcagggccatAAAACGGCAGTACAGACATTTGGGCTCGGAGTGGAGCCTGGGACCCTGTAAGGTGGGCGGGTCtgagaacccaggctccagcctgagttaAAAGTCTACCCTGCAATTTTATTGCCCTACatcccaagccctgtgagcccgagtcagctgacccaggccagtgtTTTATTGCCATGTGGATGTACCCTCAGGATCCCCCTGGACCAAGAGAGCATAACCTGGAAAGAGATGTCAGTAAGTGCATAAACTCAGAAAAGAGGATCCAACCCACTCATATGTAAGGTTATGGAAAGACAAAAGAAGGAGGCGAAGAGAAAATTCACACACGCACCAGTTCCTTTGCCTCTGGTAGATTTAATGCTCCCACGTGAATGATCACATGATCCAACCTGCACAAGAAAAAGATTGAAAGGTTGCTGTTATTTTTTGGTTCATGGGAATTTAAATGTGGGGGAAAGATGCCAGACAGTCTGGGTAACTGAGTTATGTCCTCTATTTGTCCACACAGCAGATACTTCATTGGAGTGGGGATACAAACTAAAAGGGATCTAGAAACAAAGTTTTAGAGTACAACAAAAAGTTCAGCCACACATCCAACACTTCTTCCCAGTTCCCTCCCCTACCCAGAGGTGTTCTCGACACCCTGATCCCACAATCTTATTTCTGCAGCTCTCTCAGATCCTCATCGCCAGAGCTGCCAAATGCTGGCCAAGTGATCCTCCTGaagcagtgggccagattctcccctgctttgccccttgtgTAGTCTCTTCCTGTATGTAAAGTGCTAATCATTCTGATCTGCAACATCTGACACCATTTTGCATCAGCAGAAATGAATGCACCAGGTACAAggctgtggagaatcaggcccattgtagGCAAGCTTAGAGAGTCACACAgagtaggttaaaaaaaataaattcatttttcatgggaaattttcaaAATTCTTTTTCCTCCCCCTTAAACTTTCCATTGGAATTTTTTGTGTTGTTtaacaataaaaaaacccaaaacaaaaacacaaacccgaatccagaattattttttttaaactcaaactTGAACAAAAATTATCCAGATACCCCTCCCTACTTCAAGGAAAAAACCCACTCATTTTTGTTTCCCCTCTTTCTCCCTCCAAAGAGAAGCCCAGAAAGTTTAAAGCCAAAAGAAAATTCagggaattccccccccccaccccccggttatCCCTCCCCCCGATTTTCACTGTCCCTTCCCCATAATTCCACATTCTCCCTCCCCATCTCTCACCTCCCCGCAACTCACTTTCAACATGGACGTTAGAGACAGCGCAAAGACGAGTGATATGAGAATATGCAAAACATCCAAGAAGAGGGATGGTCCAGTGAATTAGAGTTGTAACGTGGGACTCGGCAGACATAGGgccaatttcctgctctgccacatacTTCCGGTGTggttttgggcaagtcacttagtctttctgtgcctcagttttcccatttgtgcaatggggataatagcactgccctgccgcaCAGGGGTGTTGAAAAGATAAATACATACAAAGATTGTGAGGCTCTCATGCCTGTGTTAAGGcaacataaaagcagcaaagagatgGTCTCATTTTCACATCCCTTATTACTTTCCCTTCCCCCAACTTAAGTAACAGGAAGAGGGCATTTTCCAAAACCGCCTCTCTTCCACATGCCTCCATAAGCATTTCTATAGTCCCTGATTTTGACAACACCAGCAAAATCTTGATAAAAGGGACAAGGAAACAAATTAGAGGAAGTAATTAGATGGTGCACCCTTTGCTTAGACAAGCAGTAATGTCTAGGTGAACAGACAGGTTTCCTTAGAGCTACTCACTTGTTTTTCCCTTTGGTCACCCACTCCTCTGCCAGCTGCTTCCTCTCCTGGGTGCTCAGTGCCAGCCCTTCTCCTGTTGTGCCATTCACTGTTTCAAGCAGAACACAACACACtctaaggcctggcctacacaGAGAAGTTGCACCGGTTTGACTAAATACCATACTGAAATTTAATCACACAAACTAACCCAATATTGGACAGTTATAAAAGGATATGCAAGCCCACACAGGGGATTGCACTGATTtaaataaactgtttttaaagtgctttagtTAAacgttgagagagagagagagagagtgtgagtgcaccccccccccccagagaggGAGAGGCCTATAGCACTGAAAGAGTTAAATGCATATGACCTCCTAAGCCAACACAATCAGAAAGGAAGAAACCCTTGTAAGAGAACAATGGACTTGAAGCTCATTTGATAAAGGTGCCTATTGGATAAATGCATCTCTCTCATATCCAATGTTGTCTATCAGGTGACCACATCTTGCCCAAACACGTGGACAGAATCATTCAGATGGGTCTTTTCTGTCACTGCTTTGATCCTTTTTAATGCCCTAATGTGGCATTGTCTAGTAGTTGTCTCTTTGCTTCCTTCCCCACTCCAGTAACATTCTCATCTTCTGCTCTATCCTGCACATAACTGAGAATTTGGGCTAAAACAGATTCCTAAAGAATAGGCTATGATCTCTTCCACTTAAGTGCACGTTTATAATGCTCCCATCCCCATATTCCACTGCATCACAGCTCTTGGCTGACAAGAAGCACAGTTCACTACTTAAGACTTACCAAAAACATTCTTCACACCCTGCTCTTTTATAAGATAATCCACATATTGCCCAATCACAGAGAGGTTAATTTCTCTGAAAAGAAAGATAAAAAAGGGGAGGACAAAAATAACATGTGTgtaaggcaggggtcagcaacctttcagcagtgatgtgccatgtcttcatttattcactctaatttaaggtttcacgtgccagtaatacattttaacatttttagaaggtctctttctataagtctataatatataactaaactattgttgtatgtaaactaaagaaggttttaaaaatgtttaagaagcttcatttaaaattaaattaaaatgcagagcctcccggactggtggacaggacccggcagtgtgagtgccgctgaaaatcagcttgtgtgccaccttcggcacacgtgccataggttgcctacccctggtgtaaggAATCCCTGACCAAGTTCAAGTTCTAACAGGTTTCCCTCTAATACCCTAGAGGGGTTGGGAGTATGAaatctagctttaaaaaaaaaaaaaaagtttcatctgCCCACTTCCTGAATTGTGGAGACCTCTATACATAAAAGCTTCTGAACAGGGTATTTGGGGCTGAGAACACCAGATTAGAAAGGGTCCTGTATGAGAGACCTAATTGGGGTTCCTAGAGCATGAGATTCACAGAACTATAGGACCCAGATATTCAGCGATCAGAACCACAAAGCTTCACGTGTTCTATTATTGCTACAATGTAttcatgcctttaaaaaaatatatattgaagaCTTGATAGGAACACTATTTTTCAAGTTTACCTGATTCTGTCTCGTAACCACTGCCCTTCTGAGCACACAGCAGCCACCAGGCTGGCTCTGACTTCTGGAAAGCGCTACAGCAGacgttctcaaactgtggtccgcggaccaccagtggtccgcgagctccattcaggtagtCGGCGGGTAGGTCCCTCTAAGGCGCATGCCTGGGtggctgcacacaagagaatgaagggccacccacctaattatgGGAACCGCTGAGAAGActcacatgtaaggtgaggtggtggcctggggggtggaggaggggagggagggaaataggaggtaggtgggagggggctgtggggtgagaagagggggtggggagaatttgggatgtgcagggctgcgggggccagacaaagaggcaactttccccagttccagggctggggctgccggGGAgacatccccctccttcccagccccagctcaggggctgccgcagcaggggagagagggcacatccatcgcactggaaaggtaagactactgatattaaaatatgagttggggtttttttttgtagacCAAAAAAACGtgaattattattaaggtttttttatatagcgcttttatccaaagtgctttacaatagttagctaatggtacaaacaacatttggaaagatcattaagtggtacgccaagaccctcagcaattttcaagtgatccgtgaaaaaaaaaaaaagtttgagaactattgTTCTAAGGAACATGGGGTAAGCCCGTAATAAAGTGTAGCTAGAAAGGATACCAAGCTTAATTATGTTTTAATGGCTGGTTTGCAACTAGTAGACTCTCAGACACTGAAGTCTCCAATCGCCAGCCGGGTTCATTCAGGCCTTCGGAGGTGGATAGACAATTCTAGGCaagtttattgtttgttttttctgtatcTGAAAAACCCACAAGGCCCTTTCTCCCCTGGGCAAACATTTAATATCGTGTAGTGCTTGAAGACTGCAGGTCTAACTGAAAAGTGACTAGGTAAAAATAGTAACTATTGCTTTGACAGAGCTATTCCTTTGCGTATTCACAGTCATATCTGCTCTCTTCAGTGGCAGGCAGAgaaccaaatcctcagctgatgtaaattagcaTCAGCTGAGGAC is part of the Mauremys mutica isolate MM-2020 ecotype Southern chromosome 8, ASM2049712v1, whole genome shotgun sequence genome and encodes:
- the NPL gene encoding N-acetylneuraminate lyase isoform X3; its protein translation is MASPKRLQGLTAATITPMTPDGEINLSVIGQYVDYLIKEQGVKNVFVNGTTGEGLALSTQERKQLAEEWVTKGKNKLDHVIIHVGALNLPEAKELAKHAAVIGASGIAAIAPFFFKPTNKDTLVAFLREVAAEAPGIPFYYYHIPSLTGVKIRIEELLDGIKEQIPTFQGVKFSDTDLLDFAQCVKNNKEQFVLLYGVDEHLLSALAMGASGAVGSSVLENFSALYSN